In a genomic window of Streptomyces sp. NBC_01142:
- a CDS encoding glycosyltransferase gives MRVLLSTYGSRGDVEPLVGLAVRLRELGAEVRVCAPPDEDFAERLAGVGVSMVGVGQSARALTTAAPPPSKGNLPQRAAELIASQFQVIPAAAEGCDVLVATGAMPAIAGARSVAEKLGIGYVSVIFQQLTLPSPQRPPLAYPGRPFPPEVTDNRALWELDAQSINALFGEALNTSRASIGLPPVDNVRDYAFGDRPWLATDPALDPWLETPDLDVVQTGAWVVPDERPLPAELVAFLDAGAPPVYVGFGSMAVRAGEEAARVAIEAVRAKGRRVLVGRGWADLGLIDDRDDCFAVGEVNHQQLFGRVAAVVHHGGAGTTTTAARAGAPQVVVPQLADQPYWAGRVAELGIGAAHDGPTPTFDSLSAALRTALTPETSARATAVAGTIRTDGTTVAAKLLLDAVSQERPPMTA, from the coding sequence GTGCGTGTGCTGTTGTCGACGTATGGGTCACGCGGGGACGTCGAACCGCTGGTGGGACTCGCGGTGCGGTTGCGGGAACTCGGCGCCGAGGTGCGGGTGTGCGCGCCGCCGGACGAGGACTTCGCGGAGCGGCTGGCCGGGGTCGGCGTGTCCATGGTGGGCGTCGGGCAGTCGGCGCGCGCGCTGACGACCGCGGCGCCGCCACCGTCGAAGGGCAATCTGCCCCAGCGTGCGGCCGAATTGATTGCCAGTCAGTTCCAGGTGATACCCGCGGCGGCAGAGGGGTGCGACGTGCTGGTGGCGACGGGCGCGATGCCGGCTATCGCCGGGGCGCGGTCGGTGGCCGAGAAGCTGGGCATCGGCTACGTGTCCGTGATCTTCCAGCAGCTGACCCTGCCCTCGCCGCAGCGCCCGCCGCTGGCGTACCCGGGGCGGCCGTTCCCGCCGGAGGTGACCGACAACCGGGCACTGTGGGAGCTGGACGCCCAGAGCATCAATGCGCTGTTCGGTGAGGCGCTCAACACCAGCCGGGCGTCGATCGGCCTGCCCCCGGTGGACAACGTCCGCGACTACGCCTTCGGCGACCGGCCGTGGCTGGCGACGGACCCGGCGCTGGACCCGTGGCTGGAGACGCCGGATCTCGACGTCGTACAGACCGGCGCGTGGGTGGTGCCCGACGAGCGGCCGCTCCCGGCGGAGCTGGTGGCCTTCCTGGACGCCGGCGCGCCGCCCGTGTACGTGGGCTTCGGCAGCATGGCCGTGCGCGCAGGGGAGGAGGCGGCCCGGGTGGCCATCGAGGCGGTTCGCGCGAAGGGCCGCCGGGTACTCGTCGGGCGTGGCTGGGCGGATCTGGGCCTCATCGACGACCGGGACGACTGCTTCGCCGTCGGCGAGGTCAACCACCAGCAGTTGTTCGGACGGGTGGCTGCCGTCGTGCACCACGGTGGCGCGGGGACGACGACGACGGCCGCTCGGGCCGGCGCTCCCCAGGTGGTGGTGCCCCAGTTGGCGGACCAGCCGTACTGGGCCGGCCGGGTGGCCGAGCTCGGCATCGGCGCGGCACACGACGGTCCGACCCCGACCTTCGACTCCCTGTCGGCCGCCCTCAGGACGGCCCTGACACCGGAGACCAGCGCACGAGCGACCGCCGTGGCCGGCACGATCCGCACCGACGGGACAACGGTGGCCGCGAAGCTGCTGCTCGACGCGGTCAGCCAAGAAAGGCCGCCCATGACTGCGTGA
- a CDS encoding VOC family protein, which yields MNVSASTLSLTVADVDASRDFLCTHLGYEVAMAQDGFASLTREGAAVDIVLLRKGTAVLPAEQRDRDAGGLILALTVPDLDAEEARLRAAGAPITMPLREEPWGERLFQLTDPNGVVVQLVEWAVPAHPADPDEDTALHVLTPSTESVTVSPNATMTGLAAPSRGSAELSTWTVAMDAGATGPEHSISREQVWTVTAGALEVTCDGRTEKVSAGQTLILPADLVRRIHAPARAEVHVSMRSDGVASVPGTEGTRELPWAQ from the coding sequence GTGAACGTCTCAGCCTCCACCCTCTCCCTGACCGTCGCCGACGTCGACGCCTCCCGTGACTTCCTCTGCACCCACCTCGGCTACGAAGTGGCCATGGCCCAGGACGGCTTCGCCTCCCTGACCCGCGAGGGCGCCGCCGTCGACATCGTCCTGCTCCGCAAGGGCACCGCGGTCCTCCCCGCCGAGCAGCGGGACCGGGACGCGGGCGGCCTGATCCTCGCGCTCACGGTCCCCGACCTCGATGCCGAGGAGGCCCGTCTGCGCGCGGCGGGCGCCCCCATCACCATGCCGCTGCGCGAAGAGCCCTGGGGCGAGCGCCTGTTCCAGCTGACCGACCCCAACGGGGTCGTCGTCCAGCTCGTCGAATGGGCCGTCCCCGCCCACCCCGCCGACCCGGACGAGGACACCGCCCTTCACGTACTCACTCCGTCGACCGAGAGCGTCACCGTCTCCCCGAACGCCACCATGACCGGCCTGGCGGCCCCCAGCCGCGGCAGCGCCGAACTCAGCACCTGGACGGTCGCGATGGACGCCGGTGCGACCGGCCCCGAGCACTCCATCAGCCGTGAACAGGTCTGGACGGTCACCGCGGGCGCCCTGGAGGTGACCTGCGACGGCCGTACCGAGAAGGTCTCGGCCGGCCAGACCCTGATTCTGCCGGCCGACCTGGTCCGCCGGATCCACGCGCCCGCGCGGGCCGAGGTCCACGTCTCGATGCGTTCCGACGGGGTCGCCTCCGTTCCCGGCACCGAGGGCACGCGCGAACTGCCCTGGGCCCAGTAG
- a CDS encoding dihydrofolate reductase family protein — MRKLTYYIAATLDGYIAGPDGQYGFLPFEGEEAAAILAEFPETMPTPARQPYGVADRAPERFDTVIMGRGTYDPGFKAGLTSPYAHLKQYVVSRTLTSPDPAITVVDDNPAALVRELKKQDGMGIWLCGGGKLAAALRDEIDELIIKRHPITIGSGIPLFDGPFTPTNFAPVATRSFDSGLTITTFSKALSSKDGRN; from the coding sequence ATGCGCAAGCTGACCTACTACATCGCCGCCACCCTCGACGGCTACATCGCCGGCCCCGACGGCCAGTACGGCTTCCTCCCCTTCGAAGGGGAGGAAGCCGCGGCGATCCTGGCCGAATTCCCCGAGACGATGCCCACCCCCGCGCGCCAGCCGTATGGCGTCGCCGACCGCGCCCCCGAACGGTTCGACACCGTCATCATGGGTCGCGGCACCTACGACCCGGGCTTCAAGGCGGGGCTCACCAGCCCGTACGCCCATCTGAAGCAGTACGTCGTCTCCCGTACGCTCACCAGCCCCGATCCGGCGATCACCGTCGTCGACGACAACCCCGCCGCACTGGTCCGCGAGCTCAAGAAGCAGGACGGCATGGGGATCTGGCTGTGCGGAGGCGGCAAACTGGCGGCCGCTCTGCGCGACGAGATCGACGAACTGATCATCAAGCGCCATCCGATCACCATCGGATCCGGCATCCCCCTGTTCGACGGCCCCTTCACCCCGACGAACTTCGCGCCGGTCGCCACGCGATCCTTCGACTCCGGTCTCACCATCACCACCTTCTCGAAGGCGCTGTCGTCAAAGGACGGCCGGAACTGA
- a CDS encoding GNAT family N-acetyltransferase → MSEHIHPTPLDHISVTDAAAWHQVVAASMAHDLPGVPPPGPEQIHAQLTKPTLDSHRLTWLATGADGVPVGVAGLRLFTSPGRDHLAELELHVDPAHRRQGTGSRLLSAVVAACRTEDRRSLIVEAPADSPGEAFCERWKFRLALALDHLILRFDELDEDKVHRLGDAEHPGYRLTGWTGTVPDDLAAAFAAAKNAMNDMPVGDLDYGSVDWDADRVRAMAQVIAGRGDTLLTIAAVHDDGTMAGYTEILLPQGVPPRAQQYDTAVVPAHRGHGLGLWLKAAMVQRLRAEHPGVVEVETDNAEDNVHMLAVNRELGFRSYRRTREFQLDLPTA, encoded by the coding sequence TTGTCCGAGCACATCCATCCCACTCCGCTCGATCACATCTCCGTCACCGACGCCGCCGCCTGGCATCAGGTCGTCGCCGCCTCGATGGCCCACGACCTGCCGGGCGTACCGCCTCCCGGTCCCGAGCAGATCCACGCCCAGCTCACCAAGCCCACCCTGGACAGCCACCGGCTGACCTGGCTGGCCACCGGGGCGGACGGCGTCCCGGTCGGAGTCGCGGGCCTGCGGCTGTTCACCTCCCCGGGGAGGGATCACCTGGCCGAACTGGAACTCCACGTCGACCCCGCGCACCGGCGCCAGGGCACCGGCTCACGCCTGCTGTCGGCGGTCGTGGCGGCCTGCCGCACCGAGGACCGGCGCAGCCTGATCGTCGAAGCCCCGGCCGACAGCCCGGGCGAAGCCTTCTGCGAGAGGTGGAAGTTCCGCCTGGCGCTGGCCCTGGACCACCTGATCCTGCGCTTCGACGAGTTGGACGAGGACAAGGTTCACCGGCTCGGCGATGCTGAGCACCCCGGCTACCGGCTGACCGGTTGGACCGGCACGGTGCCCGACGACCTCGCCGCCGCCTTCGCCGCGGCCAAGAATGCGATGAACGACATGCCCGTCGGAGACCTGGACTACGGCAGCGTGGACTGGGACGCCGACCGCGTACGGGCCATGGCCCAGGTGATCGCCGGCCGCGGGGACACCCTGCTGACCATCGCCGCCGTCCACGACGACGGCACCATGGCCGGCTACACCGAGATCCTGCTCCCCCAGGGCGTACCGCCACGGGCCCAGCAATACGACACCGCGGTCGTGCCCGCACACCGGGGCCACGGTCTGGGGCTGTGGCTCAAGGCCGCCATGGTGCAGCGGCTGCGCGCCGAGCACCCCGGTGTCGTCGAGGTCGAGACCGACAACGCCGAGGACAACGTCCACATGCTCGCGGTCAACCGAGAGCTGGGCTTCCGCTCCTACCGGCGCACCCGCGAATTCCAACTCGACCTGCCGACGGCCTGA
- a CDS encoding helix-turn-helix domain-containing protein has translation MGSLDVSAAAVPCGDRFEWFCETVSSDLMPVSLSTQHTTDFRAKITELELGAVRLSTFAFSPVLSHRTSAHVRRGDPEQYQLALVTRGAFRVSQLGHESVIAGDLVLTNTSHPMENEGVGADGQVEAVVLQIPRTVLPLRSDRVDRLLGQRIPVSAGTTAILAEFLGTLLSSGPHCGVEEMNRLGSMTLDLATACLAQQLGALDEAPAEARAQVMRRRITAFIEHNLGDPDLTPQSIADRHNISLRTLYNLFREEPFSVAATIRRERIERCRVDLACRDLSSRPVQAIAARWGFSSATAFGRAFREAHGMSPTEYRMNALHT, from the coding sequence GTGGGATCGTTGGATGTATCGGCTGCGGCTGTGCCCTGTGGAGACAGGTTCGAGTGGTTCTGCGAGACGGTGTCCAGTGACCTGATGCCTGTCAGTCTCAGCACCCAGCACACGACCGACTTCCGGGCAAAGATTACGGAGCTGGAGCTCGGCGCCGTGCGATTGTCGACCTTCGCTTTCTCGCCGGTGCTGTCGCACCGTACTTCGGCTCACGTGCGCAGGGGCGATCCCGAGCAGTACCAGCTGGCGCTGGTCACACGAGGGGCCTTCAGGGTTTCTCAGCTTGGCCACGAGTCGGTGATCGCCGGGGATCTGGTGTTGACCAACACTTCGCATCCGATGGAGAACGAAGGGGTCGGCGCCGACGGGCAGGTTGAGGCGGTCGTGCTGCAGATACCCCGGACCGTCCTGCCTCTACGGTCGGACAGAGTGGACCGCCTCCTCGGGCAGCGCATCCCCGTGAGCGCGGGAACTACGGCGATCCTCGCCGAGTTTCTCGGCACGCTGCTCAGTAGCGGCCCGCACTGCGGCGTCGAGGAGATGAACCGACTGGGCTCCATGACGCTCGACCTGGCCACCGCCTGCCTGGCCCAGCAATTGGGAGCGCTGGACGAGGCACCGGCAGAGGCCCGCGCACAGGTGATGCGGCGGCGCATCACCGCATTCATCGAGCACAACCTCGGGGACCCGGACCTGACGCCTCAGTCGATTGCGGACCGGCACAACATCTCCCTGCGCACTCTCTACAACCTGTTCCGCGAGGAGCCCTTCAGCGTCGCGGCAACCATCCGCAGAGAGCGGATCGAACGCTGTCGCGTTGACCTGGCGTGTCGAGACCTGAGTAGCCGGCCTGTTCAGGCCATTGCGGCACGGTGGGGGTTTTCCAGCGCCACAGCCTTCGGTCGCGCCTTCCGCGAGGCGCACGGCATGTCCCCCACCGAATACCGCATGAATGCCCTGCACACGTAG
- a CDS encoding flavodoxin family protein, producing MTAQPQSVESPRYDDLRALVVNCTLKRSPDVSNTQGLIDKSRSVMEAQGVQVDVVRAVDHDIATGVWPDMTEHGWATDEWPALYERVMAADILVLAGPIWLGDNSSVMKQVIERLYACSSLLNDRGQYAYYGRVGGCLITGNEDGAKHCAMNVLYSLQHLGYTIPPQADAGWIGEAGPGPSYLDPGSGGPENDFTNRNTTFMTWNLMHLGAMLKQAGGVPAHGNQRAEWDAGCRFDYPNPEHR from the coding sequence GTGACCGCCCAGCCGCAGTCTGTCGAGTCACCCCGTTACGACGACCTGCGTGCCCTCGTCGTCAACTGCACTCTCAAGCGGTCGCCCGACGTGAGCAACACGCAAGGACTCATCGACAAGAGCCGGTCGGTGATGGAGGCGCAGGGGGTCCAGGTCGACGTCGTGCGGGCTGTCGACCACGACATCGCGACCGGAGTGTGGCCGGACATGACCGAGCACGGGTGGGCCACCGACGAGTGGCCCGCTCTGTACGAGCGGGTGATGGCCGCCGACATCCTGGTGCTGGCCGGGCCGATCTGGCTGGGCGACAACAGCTCCGTCATGAAGCAGGTCATCGAGCGGCTGTACGCGTGCTCGTCGCTGCTCAACGACCGGGGACAGTACGCGTATTACGGCCGGGTCGGCGGGTGTCTGATCACCGGGAACGAGGACGGCGCGAAGCATTGCGCGATGAACGTCCTGTACAGCCTCCAGCACCTCGGGTACACGATCCCGCCGCAGGCCGACGCGGGATGGATCGGCGAGGCGGGTCCGGGCCCCTCGTACCTCGATCCCGGCTCCGGCGGGCCGGAGAACGATTTCACCAACCGCAACACCACCTTCATGACCTGGAACCTCATGCACCTCGGCGCCATGCTCAAGCAGGCGGGCGGCGTTCCCGCGCACGGCAACCAACGCGCCGAGTGGGACGCAGGCTGCCGGTTCGACTACCCGAACCCCGAACACCGGTAA
- a CDS encoding NAD(P)-dependent oxidoreductase, with the protein MRVLLTGGAGFIGAQVVAALVARGHDPIVLDALLPSAHPVSPLMAADADWVHGDIRDREVLARALHGVDAVCHQAAMVGLGKDFADAPEYVSCNDLGTAVLLAAMAEAGVRDLVLASSMVVYGEGRYDCPVHGRVRPGPRPVAVLEAGRFEPECPVCGHELAPGLVEEDTPADPRNVYATTKLAQEHLAAAWARSTDGRAVALRYHNVYGPGMPRDTLYAGVASFFRSALERGEAPRVFEDGRQRRDFVHVRDVAAANVLALEAVGGREPGVLTAYNTGSGTPHTVGDMAAELASAHGGPAPVVTGEFRLGDVRHITADSRRLKAELSWQPAVGFAAGMAEFATAGLRGANA; encoded by the coding sequence ATGCGAGTACTCCTTACTGGTGGCGCGGGCTTCATCGGTGCGCAGGTCGTGGCCGCCCTTGTCGCGCGCGGCCACGATCCGATCGTCCTTGATGCCCTGCTCCCCTCGGCCCATCCCGTTTCCCCGCTGATGGCTGCCGATGCCGACTGGGTCCACGGGGACATCAGGGACCGCGAGGTCCTTGCGCGGGCGCTGCATGGCGTGGACGCGGTGTGCCATCAGGCGGCGATGGTCGGCCTCGGCAAGGACTTCGCCGACGCACCCGAGTACGTCTCCTGCAATGACCTGGGCACGGCGGTACTGCTCGCGGCCATGGCGGAGGCCGGGGTCCGCGATCTGGTGCTGGCCTCTTCGATGGTCGTGTACGGCGAAGGCCGCTACGACTGTCCGGTCCACGGCCGGGTCCGGCCCGGCCCGCGGCCGGTCGCGGTGCTCGAGGCGGGCCGGTTCGAGCCCGAGTGTCCCGTCTGCGGGCATGAACTGGCGCCCGGTCTGGTGGAGGAGGACACCCCCGCCGATCCGCGCAATGTGTACGCGACGACCAAGCTCGCCCAGGAACATCTCGCGGCGGCCTGGGCCCGGTCGACGGACGGCAGGGCCGTGGCGCTGCGCTACCACAACGTGTACGGACCGGGGATGCCGCGCGACACCCTGTACGCGGGCGTGGCGTCATTCTTCCGCTCGGCGCTGGAGCGCGGCGAGGCGCCGCGTGTCTTCGAGGACGGGCGCCAGCGGCGGGACTTCGTGCATGTACGGGATGTCGCGGCCGCCAACGTGCTGGCGCTGGAGGCGGTGGGCGGCCGCGAGCCCGGCGTACTGACGGCGTACAACACGGGCAGCGGAACACCACACACGGTGGGGGACATGGCGGCCGAGCTGGCTTCCGCGCACGGCGGTCCGGCACCGGTGGTGACAGGGGAGTTCCGGCTCGGCGACGTACGCCACATCACCGCCGACTCGCGCCGTCTGAAGGCCGAGCTGAGCTGGCAGCCGGCGGTCGGCTTCGCTGCGGGCATGGCGGAGTTCGCGACGGCGGGACTGAGGGGTGCGAACGCGTGA
- a CDS encoding glycosyltransferase family 2 protein: MSVTVDVVLPCLDEAQALPWVLERIPAGWRAVVVDNGSTDGSADLARSLGATVVHEPRRGFGAACHAGLLAADAEYVCFCDCDASLDPGLLPDLVRRVADGETDLVLGRRRPQAPGAWPLHARAGNLVLARMLRRRTGLSLRDLGPMRAARRKDLLGLGLTDRRSGYPLQMVVRAADAGWRVTELDVPYLPRTGRSKVTGTWRGTWQTVHDMRAVLAKSPGKETA, from the coding sequence GTGAGCGTGACGGTGGATGTCGTCCTGCCGTGTCTGGACGAGGCTCAGGCGCTTCCCTGGGTCCTGGAACGGATTCCGGCCGGGTGGAGGGCGGTTGTCGTCGACAACGGTTCGACCGACGGGTCCGCGGACCTTGCACGGTCGCTGGGCGCGACGGTGGTGCACGAACCGCGCCGCGGTTTCGGCGCGGCCTGCCACGCGGGCCTGCTGGCCGCCGATGCGGAGTACGTCTGCTTCTGCGACTGCGACGCCTCGCTGGACCCCGGGCTGCTGCCGGACCTCGTACGACGGGTCGCGGACGGTGAGACGGACCTGGTCCTGGGCCGGCGACGGCCACAGGCGCCGGGTGCATGGCCTCTGCATGCCCGCGCCGGAAATCTGGTGCTGGCGCGCATGCTGCGCCGCCGCACCGGGCTGTCGCTCCGGGACCTCGGCCCGATGCGGGCGGCGCGCCGCAAGGACCTGCTGGGCCTCGGCCTCACGGACCGGCGCAGCGGCTACCCGCTGCAGATGGTCGTCCGGGCCGCTGACGCGGGCTGGCGGGTGACCGAGCTGGACGTGCCGTATCTGCCCAGGACCGGCAGGTCGAAGGTGACCGGGACCTGGCGGGGCACGTGGCAGACGGTCCACGACATGCGGGCGGTGCTGGCGAAGTCGCCCGGGAAGGAGACAGCATGA
- a CDS encoding DUF2064 domain-containing protein — translation MTTLLVIAKEPVPGRVKTRLTPRYTPQQAAALAEAALADTLEAVRATAAARHVLVLDGVPGAWLPAGIDVVPQVGGGLDERLAAAFAACSGPALLIGMDTPQVTPALLAHGLELATSGAVIGPAEDGGFWALGLAEPDPGLLLGVPMSVPETGAVQRRRLVDAGLTVRDLPQLRDVDTPDDARQVAAETPGGRFAAAVARLTGAGAR, via the coding sequence ATGACCACGCTGCTCGTCATCGCGAAGGAACCCGTGCCGGGACGGGTCAAGACCCGGCTCACCCCCCGGTACACGCCCCAGCAAGCCGCCGCGCTGGCCGAGGCGGCACTGGCCGACACTCTGGAGGCGGTACGGGCCACCGCTGCGGCGCGGCACGTACTGGTGCTCGACGGAGTGCCGGGCGCCTGGCTGCCGGCCGGGATCGACGTCGTACCGCAGGTCGGGGGTGGGCTGGACGAGCGGCTGGCCGCCGCGTTCGCAGCCTGCTCGGGACCCGCCCTGCTGATCGGCATGGACACCCCGCAGGTGACACCCGCCCTGCTCGCCCACGGGCTGGAACTCGCCACGAGCGGGGCCGTGATCGGGCCTGCTGAGGATGGTGGCTTCTGGGCGCTGGGCCTGGCCGAGCCCGATCCGGGGCTGCTGCTGGGCGTGCCCATGTCCGTGCCGGAGACCGGGGCCGTCCAACGGCGGCGGCTGGTCGATGCGGGTCTGACGGTGCGCGATCTTCCCCAGCTGCGGGACGTCGACACACCCGACGACGCGCGTCAGGTGGCCGCCGAAACGCCGGGCGGCCGGTTCGCCGCCGCAGTGGCGCGGCTGACCGGGGCGGGGGCTCGATGA
- a CDS encoding methyltransferase domain-containing protein: protein MTPTVPMGTTPGTAWRADPYTAALRTGRGPLFLRRPDGWLLPLEVERWCAAPDAADLTVLDRCRGPVLDIGCGPGRLVAALAELGRPTLGVDVSPAAVARTVVSGGSALCRSVFDPLPREGSWGTALLIDGNIGIGGDPRALLSRIAQLVAPDGLLIAEAAPVDVDERVDVRVVDGEGTPGAAFPWARLGLAALLVCATESGWSHAVPWTVAGRTFATLSRG, encoded by the coding sequence ATGACGCCGACGGTCCCCATGGGAACGACCCCTGGCACGGCGTGGCGGGCCGATCCCTACACCGCCGCGCTGCGTACCGGCCGCGGCCCGCTGTTCCTGCGTCGCCCGGACGGCTGGCTGTTGCCGCTGGAGGTCGAACGCTGGTGCGCCGCCCCGGACGCGGCGGACCTGACCGTGCTGGACCGCTGCCGGGGGCCTGTCCTGGACATCGGCTGCGGTCCTGGCCGGCTGGTGGCCGCGCTGGCCGAGCTGGGCCGGCCGACCCTGGGGGTGGACGTCAGTCCGGCGGCCGTCGCCCGCACGGTGGTCTCGGGCGGCAGCGCGCTGTGCCGGTCGGTCTTCGATCCGCTGCCGAGGGAGGGCAGTTGGGGTACGGCGCTGCTCATCGACGGCAACATCGGTATCGGCGGCGACCCTCGTGCCCTGCTGTCCCGGATTGCCCAACTCGTCGCCCCGGACGGCCTGCTGATAGCCGAGGCGGCTCCGGTGGACGTCGACGAGCGGGTCGACGTCCGTGTCGTGGACGGCGAGGGGACCCCGGGCGCGGCTTTCCCGTGGGCCCGGTTGGGCTTGGCCGCGCTCCTCGTCTGCGCCACCGAGTCAGGCTGGAGCCACGCGGTGCCGTGGACGGTCGCCGGGCGCACGTTCGCGACCCTCTCCCGCGGCTGA
- a CDS encoding molybdopterin-dependent oxidoreductase → MRLRPTEPTRGAATSLRDRLHGFTRQAPSVGAWLPSFKGRLHDPRTATAVGRWLGVAIAVCFLTGLISHFLQTPPDWLQPLLPPRPVWGYRLTQGLHVASGIAAIPLLMAKLWTVYPRLFVWPPARSLRHALERLSVAVLVAAAVFQLFSGLLNTFQWYPWPFSFVPVHFAVAWVLVGALLLHIAVKAPEIKAHWTRRSPGTLELPAEDGPDRRSFLTGVAAAVGAVTVVTVGQSFTPLKRFDLLAPRHPDHGPQGLPVNRTAAAAGLAAGVPAGQWRLSVAGPRPYELSLDELRAMPQRTVTLPIACVEGWSKSADWTGVRIRDLLDRAGAPPGALLRVVSLEKRGAYRIMEMGRGYARDPLTLLALRLNGEILSLDHGFPARVIAPNRPGVLQTKWVTRLEVL, encoded by the coding sequence ATGAGACTGCGACCAACGGAGCCGACGCGCGGTGCCGCGACATCCCTCAGGGACCGGCTGCACGGGTTCACGCGGCAAGCACCGTCCGTCGGGGCGTGGTTGCCGTCCTTCAAAGGCCGGCTGCATGATCCGCGTACCGCGACGGCCGTCGGCCGCTGGCTGGGTGTCGCGATTGCGGTGTGTTTCCTGACCGGGCTGATCAGCCACTTTCTGCAGACGCCGCCGGACTGGCTGCAGCCGCTGCTGCCGCCGCGCCCGGTCTGGGGCTACCGGCTGACCCAGGGGCTGCACGTGGCAAGCGGAATCGCGGCGATCCCGCTGCTGATGGCGAAGCTGTGGACCGTGTACCCGCGGTTGTTCGTGTGGCCGCCGGCCCGCTCCCTCCGGCACGCGCTGGAGCGGCTGTCGGTGGCGGTGCTGGTGGCAGCGGCCGTGTTCCAGCTGTTCAGCGGGCTCTTGAACACCTTCCAGTGGTACCCGTGGCCGTTCTCCTTCGTCCCGGTGCACTTCGCGGTGGCCTGGGTGCTGGTGGGCGCCCTGCTGCTGCACATCGCGGTCAAGGCACCGGAGATCAAGGCGCACTGGACCCGTCGCTCGCCCGGGACACTGGAGCTCCCCGCAGAGGACGGGCCGGACCGACGGTCGTTCCTGACGGGGGTCGCAGCGGCCGTCGGCGCGGTCACCGTCGTCACGGTGGGGCAGTCGTTCACCCCGCTGAAGCGTTTCGACCTGCTGGCCCCGCGCCACCCCGACCACGGCCCGCAGGGCCTCCCGGTCAACCGCACCGCGGCGGCGGCCGGGCTCGCTGCCGGGGTCCCGGCGGGCCAATGGCGGCTGTCGGTTGCCGGGCCACGCCCTTACGAGCTCTCACTCGACGAGCTCCGGGCCATGCCCCAGCGCACCGTGACCCTGCCGATCGCCTGCGTCGAAGGCTGGAGCAAGTCCGCCGACTGGACGGGTGTACGGATCCGGGATCTGCTGGACCGGGCGGGTGCCCCGCCCGGGGCGCTGCTGCGCGTGGTGTCGCTGGAGAAGCGCGGGGCCTACCGGATCATGGAGATGGGCCGCGGCTACGCACGCGACCCGCTGACCCTGCTCGCGCTGCGGCTCAACGGCGAGATCCTCTCCCTGGATCACGGCTTCCCGGCCCGCGTCATCGCCCCGAACCGCCCCGGCGTTCTCCAGACCAAGTGGGTTACCCGGCTGGAGGTGCTCTGA